From Candidatus Defluviilinea gracilis, a single genomic window includes:
- a CDS encoding endonuclease domain-containing protein, with amino-acid sequence MNFAGKLRKTPTPAERKLWSKIRNDQLGVNFRRKHAIGNFVPDFVCIEKKLILELDGSQHLEQQEYDDDRTKYLESEGYKVIRFWNNDVMKNLDSVILAIMHAVKDGNKEG; translated from the coding sequence ATGAACTTTGCGGGAAAACTCCGCAAAACCCCAACTCCTGCCGAGCGTAAACTGTGGTCAAAGATTCGCAACGACCAGTTGGGAGTCAACTTTCGCAGGAAACACGCCATTGGCAACTTTGTCCCTGATTTCGTCTGCATCGAAAAGAAACTCATCCTTGAACTGGATGGCAGTCAGCATTTGGAACAACAAGAATATGATGATGACAGGACGAAATATTTGGAATCTGAGGGTTACAAGGTCATCCGCTTTTGGAATAACGATGTGATGAAAAATTTGGACAGCGTTATACTCGCCATCATGCACGCGGTGAAAGATGGAAATAAGGAAGGTTGA
- a CDS encoding EamA family transporter has protein sequence MKTKIWIALLALYIVWGSTYLAIRFAVETIPPFFHAGLRFLISGLILVLWRRAAGDAVPTRVQWKSVAIIGTLLLLGGNGLVSFAEQRIASGVAALIVGTTPMWLVLIESLRPNGVKPTWLIIVGLIVGFSGIYLLIGPSASTGKLQFDTIGTVAVIAAAFLWALGSIYSRSADIPKSALMTTGAEMLAGSVPLFLVSLALGEWSRFNIAQVSTESWLGLIYLITFGSMVGFVAYIWLLQNAPISLVATYAYVNPLVAVLLGAWFASEPLTSRTLAAAGIIIGSVIFINWARQVKVKKKPLQSAPSGE, from the coding sequence ATGAAAACAAAAATATGGATTGCTTTGCTCGCGTTGTACATTGTGTGGGGTTCAACTTATCTTGCGATTCGATTCGCAGTGGAAACGATCCCGCCGTTCTTTCATGCGGGGTTGCGGTTCCTCATCTCAGGGCTGATCCTCGTCCTCTGGCGGCGCGCGGCGGGAGATGCCGTGCCGACGCGCGTGCAATGGAAATCGGTGGCGATCATCGGCACATTGCTACTACTCGGCGGCAACGGGCTTGTCTCGTTCGCAGAACAACGCATCGCATCAGGCGTCGCGGCGTTGATCGTCGGCACGACCCCGATGTGGCTGGTGTTGATCGAATCCCTGCGCCCGAACGGGGTCAAACCCACGTGGCTGATCATTGTCGGGTTGATCGTTGGCTTTAGCGGTATTTACCTATTAATTGGTCCGTCGGCATCAACGGGCAAGCTTCAATTCGATACGATCGGCACGGTTGCCGTGATCGCCGCGGCGTTTCTCTGGGCGCTCGGTTCCATTTACAGCCGAAGCGCAGACATCCCCAAGTCTGCGTTGATGACGACAGGCGCGGAAATGCTCGCGGGAAGCGTTCCGCTATTTTTAGTGAGCCTTGCGCTCGGCGAGTGGAGCAGATTCAACATCGCGCAAGTTTCGACCGAATCATGGCTAGGGCTGATCTATCTCATCACGTTTGGTTCGATGGTTGGGTTTGTCGCGTACATTTGGTTGTTGCAAAACGCGCCGATCTCGCTCGTCGCAACATACGCGTATGTCAACCCGTTGGTGGCGGTGTTGCTCGGCGCCTGGTTTGCCAGTGAGCCGCTTACGTCGCGCACTCTCGCCGCGGCAGGAATCATCATCGGGTCGGTGATCTTCATCAATTGGGCGAGGCAGGTCAAAGTCAAGAAAAAACCGTTGCAGTCCGCGCCGAGCGGAGAATAA
- a CDS encoding YcaQ family DNA glycosylase, protein MEPINISQQTARRFVLGRQGLWPGRRWRGKKGTADAINVCEAVQLDPLNVIARSQDIVLHSRVLEYKPDHLYDVAYKQRKFFDYGGWLAMYPMSDLPYWRAHMNRRSHDKRIEGFVLNHKKLFNDVRSELRKRGPLGNRDFEGNRIGLWNYRGRKDTALALFDMWLSGELMMHHRDGFSRVYDFRENIAPKEFDYVATEKEAEEFFARKAVAFYGLKRESTMRGELNYHIHRDYSKTEMTKLLEGWKESGMARQVQIEGGRDTYLVLGEDVAALESLEKGRVPKGWNPKETNTLEEVTFLAPLDIVSARGRAKKLFDFEYTWEVYTPAHKRRWGYYVLPILYGDDLVARLDPKLDRATMTLEIRGFWHEDDAPVKDADFANALAKGLMRFAKFVEAKKVDVSAIKPVGLRREVKRVIGME, encoded by the coding sequence ATGGAACCGATCAACATCTCCCAACAAACAGCGCGGCGATTCGTCCTCGGCAGGCAGGGATTGTGGCCCGGGCGTCGGTGGCGCGGCAAGAAAGGGACAGCCGATGCGATCAACGTGTGCGAGGCGGTGCAACTCGATCCGTTGAATGTCATCGCGCGAAGTCAGGATATTGTCTTGCACAGCCGTGTGTTGGAGTACAAGCCTGACCATCTTTACGACGTTGCCTACAAACAGCGCAAGTTTTTTGATTACGGCGGCTGGCTGGCAATGTATCCGATGAGCGACTTGCCGTATTGGCGCGCGCACATGAACAGGCGGAGTCACGACAAGCGCATCGAAGGCTTTGTGCTGAACCACAAGAAATTGTTCAATGATGTGCGCTCTGAATTGCGGAAGCGCGGTCCGTTGGGGAACCGAGATTTTGAGGGCAATCGAATTGGTTTGTGGAATTATCGCGGACGCAAAGATACGGCGTTGGCTCTGTTCGATATGTGGCTTTCAGGCGAACTGATGATGCACCATCGCGATGGGTTCAGCCGCGTGTATGACTTCCGCGAGAATATTGCGCCGAAGGAATTCGATTATGTCGCGACGGAAAAAGAAGCGGAAGAATTCTTTGCGCGGAAAGCGGTCGCGTTTTATGGATTGAAGCGTGAAAGCACAATGCGTGGCGAGTTGAATTATCACATCCATCGCGACTATTCCAAAACGGAGATGACGAAATTGCTCGAAGGGTGGAAAGAGTCGGGGATGGCGAGGCAGGTTCAAATCGAGGGCGGACGCGATACGTATCTCGTTTTGGGCGAGGATGTCGCGGCGTTGGAGTCGCTTGAGAAGGGTCGAGTCCCCAAAGGTTGGAATCCAAAAGAAACAAACACGCTGGAGGAAGTCACGTTTCTCGCGCCGTTGGATATCGTCAGCGCGCGCGGACGGGCGAAGAAGTTGTTCGATTTTGAGTACACGTGGGAGGTGTACACGCCCGCGCACAAACGCCGCTGGGGATATTATGTCCTGCCGATTTTATACGGCGATGATCTGGTGGCGCGGCTCGACCCGAAGTTGGACCGCGCGACGATGACGCTGGAGATCAGAGGTTTTTGGCACGAAGATGACGCGCCCGTGAAGGATGCCGATTTTGCGAACGCGCTTGCAAAGGGATTGATGCGCTTCGCGAAGTTCGTGGAGGCGAAGAAGGTGGATGTGAGCGCGATCAAGCCTGTGGGGTTGAGGAGGGAGGTGAAGAGGGTGATAGGGATGGAGTGA
- a CDS encoding LysM peptidoglycan-binding domain-containing protein, translated as MTTVPGIDVSYWDAGIDWPKVRATGQRFVFAKATEGDFHSDQTFGANWTGAKAAGLLRGAYHFFRANVDGKKQANRFIEYVKSANDLGELPPVLDLESHDGQRKEKIIERAKVWLDLVEAAFGKKPIIYSAQYFLQDYFSEAGGGPPVWAKDYPLWLAQYPNNYSEESKPFLPRGWFKWTFWQYSEKGRVNGINASVDMNLFNGTLEELYQLAGAKPISTDSSKPAKHKVAAGDSFESIANKYGVTVRELVSANPQLLKTGDSLTVPAPVAIPAEGETGSTGGGSGSSSPRMHTVKSGDSLYAIAIKYSTTVASIASANNILNVNNISVGQVLVIP; from the coding sequence ATGACAACCGTTCCTGGTATCGACGTTTCATATTGGGATGCAGGCATCGACTGGCCCAAGGTTCGCGCGACGGGTCAACGATTCGTTTTTGCGAAAGCCACAGAGGGAGATTTTCACTCGGACCAAACTTTCGGCGCGAATTGGACCGGCGCGAAAGCGGCTGGACTCTTGCGCGGAGCGTATCACTTCTTCCGCGCGAATGTGGACGGCAAGAAACAAGCCAACCGTTTTATTGAGTACGTGAAATCTGCAAACGACCTTGGTGAATTGCCGCCCGTTCTCGACCTTGAAAGCCACGACGGGCAAAGGAAAGAGAAGATCATCGAACGCGCAAAAGTGTGGCTCGATCTCGTTGAAGCCGCGTTCGGCAAAAAACCGATCATCTATTCGGCTCAATACTTTTTGCAGGATTATTTTTCCGAGGCGGGCGGCGGACCTCCCGTGTGGGCGAAGGATTATCCGCTATGGCTGGCGCAATACCCGAATAATTATTCAGAAGAATCAAAACCGTTCTTGCCGCGCGGCTGGTTCAAATGGACATTTTGGCAGTACAGCGAGAAGGGACGCGTGAATGGCATCAATGCCAGCGTCGACATGAATCTTTTCAACGGGACGCTGGAGGAGCTATATCAACTTGCGGGCGCGAAACCTATCTCAACAGATTCGTCGAAGCCGGCGAAGCACAAAGTGGCGGCGGGTGATTCGTTTGAATCGATTGCGAACAAATATGGCGTGACGGTGCGCGAACTTGTCAGCGCGAACCCGCAGTTGTTGAAGACGGGCGATTCGTTGACGGTGCCTGCCCCGGTGGCGATCCCTGCCGAGGGTGAGACAGGCTCCACTGGCGGAGGAAGCGGTTCTTCATCCCCAAGAATGCACACTGTTAAATCGGGCGATTCGTTGTATGCGATCGCGATCAAATACAGCACGACGGTCGCGTCGATCGCTTCGGCGAATAATATTTTGAATGTGAACAATATCAGTGTGGGGCAGGTGTTGGTGATACCGTGA
- a CDS encoding flavin monoamine oxidase family protein — MQSAHSIQDYLDVVKEGIAKRFGDGKPKRVVIVGAGLAGLSAGYELRRAGHTPIILEAQQRVGGRVYTLRDPFTEGLYAEVGAMRIPRAHTLTMSYVEKFGLKTNAFTMDNPNAYHYMGGRKVRASEAAKDPSLLGFDVSEKEKGKTAGKMYEAALKPLLDLLERDGDKAWDEIIAKYDQYSTREFLELNGWSEGMIEMFGLLANQESVMNSSFLELFREDSGNYYTNMIELDGGTDRLPHAFLPELKDNIRFGAKMIAMDQSPTDVTIHYQTQAGRFEEKGDYAIITVPFPVLRHVEVLKPFTRAKNRAIRQLHYDASAKILFQCKRRFWEEDDGIFGGGTMTDLPIRNLYYPDHGRETGRGVILASYTWSEDAQRWGSLKPDDRIAQALDDVAEIHPQITKEFEVGASWMWHDDEFAGGAFALFDPGQQTLLHDEIVKPEGRIHFAGEHASLYHAWIQGAFESGLRAAIAIHQSP; from the coding sequence ATGCAATCCGCGCATTCGATTCAAGATTATTTGGACGTGGTGAAAGAGGGGATCGCAAAACGATTTGGAGACGGCAAGCCTAAACGCGTCGTCATCGTGGGGGCGGGTCTTGCGGGACTTTCAGCTGGGTACGAGCTTCGGCGGGCTGGTCACACCCCGATCATTCTCGAAGCACAACAGCGCGTGGGTGGACGAGTGTACACCTTGCGCGATCCATTCACCGAAGGCTTGTACGCCGAAGTCGGCGCGATGCGCATCCCGCGCGCGCACACGTTGACCATGTCTTACGTCGAGAAGTTTGGACTGAAGACGAACGCCTTCACGATGGACAACCCAAACGCCTATCACTACATGGGCGGACGGAAAGTCCGCGCCTCGGAAGCCGCGAAAGATCCGTCACTGCTTGGCTTTGATGTTTCTGAAAAGGAAAAAGGAAAAACGGCGGGCAAAATGTATGAAGCCGCGCTCAAACCTCTGCTTGACCTGCTCGAAAGAGACGGCGACAAAGCCTGGGACGAGATCATCGCCAAATATGACCAATATTCCACGCGCGAGTTTCTCGAATTGAACGGCTGGTCCGAAGGCATGATCGAGATGTTCGGCTTGCTGGCGAATCAAGAGTCGGTGATGAACTCATCCTTCCTTGAATTGTTCCGCGAGGATTCGGGGAACTACTACACCAACATGATCGAACTCGACGGTGGCACAGATCGCCTTCCTCACGCGTTTCTCCCTGAATTGAAAGATAACATCCGCTTCGGCGCGAAGATGATCGCGATGGATCAGTCGCCGACGGATGTGACGATCCACTATCAAACACAAGCAGGGAGATTTGAAGAAAAGGGAGATTACGCGATCATCACCGTTCCATTCCCTGTGTTGCGGCATGTGGAGGTTCTTAAGCCATTTACTCGCGCCAAGAATCGCGCGATCCGCCAGTTGCATTATGATGCTTCGGCAAAAATCCTTTTTCAATGCAAACGCCGATTCTGGGAAGAGGACGACGGCATCTTCGGCGGTGGCACGATGACCGATCTGCCCATCCGCAATTTGTATTATCCCGACCACGGACGCGAAACGGGACGCGGCGTGATCCTCGCAAGTTACACATGGTCGGAGGATGCGCAACGGTGGGGCTCGCTCAAGCCCGATGATCGCATCGCCCAAGCATTGGACGATGTTGCCGAGATTCATCCGCAAATTACAAAGGAGTTTGAAGTCGGCGCCTCATGGATGTGGCACGACGATGAATTCGCGGGCGGCGCGTTCGCATTATTTGATCCTGGTCAGCAAACGTTACTGCATGATGAAATCGTAAAGCCCGAGGGGCGAATCCATTTTGCGGGTGAACATGCGTCGCTGTATCACGCATGGATCCAAGGCGCGTTCGAGTCGGGTTTGCGCGCGGCGATTGCGATTCATCAATCTCCGTAA
- a CDS encoding DUF998 domain-containing protein: MAGKSKIRKKAYSRKAKSAEPVLTQSQLSEIQNELVLPYKELRVTVGLLGMLMPLILYLGGRVIFGKVLQESISAYYHTGMRDVMVGILFSLGVFLFSYKGYGRADDIAGNFACFFAIGTALFPTLRSGETGEVYKLISIAHHIFAASFLLTLTYFCLVLFTKSKHKPNDMSNMKKLRNKIYRICGGVMLLSILLIAVYFAAFGAEGRFFGITNPIFWFETLAIFAFGFSWFVKSEVILKDEEDDMPSVEWKPQLIGG, translated from the coding sequence ATGGCTGGTAAATCAAAAATCCGCAAAAAGGCTTATTCTCGAAAAGCGAAGTCCGCTGAACCCGTCTTGACCCAGAGTCAACTCAGTGAGATTCAAAATGAGTTGGTGCTTCCCTACAAAGAATTGAGAGTGACAGTCGGCTTGTTGGGCATGCTCATGCCGTTAATCCTGTATTTGGGCGGACGGGTGATCTTTGGGAAGGTGTTGCAGGAGTCGATCAGCGCGTACTATCACACGGGGATGCGGGATGTGATGGTGGGGATTTTGTTCTCCCTCGGCGTGTTCTTGTTTTCGTATAAAGGATACGGGCGCGCCGACGATATCGCTGGTAACTTTGCGTGTTTCTTCGCCATCGGGACTGCGTTATTCCCAACCTTGCGAAGCGGCGAGACCGGGGAGGTCTATAAACTAATCAGCATCGCGCATCATATCTTCGCGGCGTCGTTCCTGTTGACGCTCACATACTTTTGTCTCGTGCTGTTCACGAAGTCCAAGCACAAGCCCAACGATATGTCGAACATGAAGAAACTGAGGAATAAAATTTATCGGATCTGCGGCGGCGTGATGCTGCTTTCGATTCTATTAATCGCTGTGTACTTTGCCGCGTTCGGCGCGGAGGGGCGATTCTTCGGCATCACCAATCCGATCTTTTGGTTCGAAACACTCGCCATCTTCGCATTTGGTTTTTCGTGGTTTGTGAAAAGCGAAGTGATCCTGAAAGACGAAGAGGACGATATGCCGTCTGTAGAGTGGAAGCCTCAACTCATTGGCGGGTAA
- a CDS encoding glutamine synthetase, which produces MDGKDLVKKVKEDGVKFLSLQFSDVTGAVKSVDMPVRHLEDVLKDGAWFDGSSVEGFARIQESDMRLLIDPDTYAVLPWSAADSKRARVFCDIHMPNGDPFEGDPRGTLKRQLKRIEDKGWTYNLGPEPEFFLFKGTNGHGVHPVPHDAGGYFDFSSFDEAVVVRTDLMSALDAMGLDVEVGHHEVALGQHEIDFRFADALKTADNVLTLKYTVKAIAAQHGLTASFMPKPVFGINGSGMHCHQSLFDNKTGTNLFFDKNDEAHLSKLAYGFIAGQLAHARALAAVVAPTVNSYKRLVPGYEAPVYIGWAQQNRSALIRIPRYTEGRDKAVRAELRFPDPSANPYLAFTVMLAAALDGIEKNMTAPKPLNNINLYHLDKEDRAKLGVTELPGSLAEALTELENDEVIKSALGELAYEAFSRAKWAEWDDFRLRVSDYEIERYLETA; this is translated from the coding sequence ATGGACGGCAAGGATTTGGTCAAGAAAGTAAAAGAAGATGGTGTAAAGTTTCTTTCACTACAATTTTCGGATGTGACGGGCGCTGTGAAAAGCGTGGACATGCCCGTTCGTCATCTTGAAGATGTGCTGAAAGACGGCGCATGGTTCGACGGTTCATCCGTCGAGGGCTTTGCGCGCATTCAAGAAAGCGACATGCGCCTGTTGATCGACCCCGACACGTACGCGGTGTTGCCGTGGTCGGCGGCGGACTCAAAACGCGCGCGCGTGTTCTGCGATATCCACATGCCGAACGGCGATCCCTTTGAGGGCGATCCGCGCGGCACATTGAAGCGACAGTTGAAGCGCATCGAAGATAAAGGCTGGACATATAATCTCGGACCCGAGCCAGAGTTCTTCCTCTTCAAGGGGACGAACGGACATGGCGTGCATCCCGTTCCGCACGACGCGGGCGGCTACTTCGACTTCTCGTCATTCGATGAAGCCGTCGTCGTGCGCACCGACCTGATGAGCGCGCTCGACGCGATGGGACTCGACGTGGAAGTTGGTCATCACGAAGTTGCGCTCGGTCAACACGAAATTGATTTCCGCTTTGCCGACGCGCTCAAGACCGCCGACAATGTGCTGACGTTGAAGTACACTGTCAAAGCCATCGCCGCGCAACACGGACTCACCGCTTCATTTATGCCCAAGCCCGTCTTCGGCATCAACGGGTCGGGGATGCACTGTCATCAAAGTCTTTTCGATAACAAGACGGGAACGAATCTGTTCTTCGACAAAAATGACGAAGCGCATCTTTCCAAACTTGCGTATGGATTCATCGCTGGACAGTTGGCGCACGCCCGGGCATTAGCCGCCGTCGTCGCGCCGACGGTCAACTCGTACAAGCGACTCGTCCCCGGTTACGAAGCGCCGGTCTACATTGGCTGGGCGCAACAAAATCGTTCGGCGTTGATCCGCATCCCGCGCTACACCGAAGGACGCGATAAAGCCGTCCGCGCCGAGTTGCGATTCCCCGACCCATCCGCGAATCCGTATCTCGCGTTCACGGTCATGCTCGCCGCCGCGTTGGACGGGATCGAAAAGAACATGACCGCGCCGAAGCCGCTCAACAACATCAACTTGTATCACCTCGACAAAGAAGACCGCGCGAAGTTGGGCGTGACTGAATTGCCCGGCTCGCTCGCCGAAGCGTTGACCGAACTCGAGAACGACGAAGTTATCAAGTCCGCGTTGGGTGAATTGGCATACGAAGCCTTCTCCCGCGCGAAATGGGCGGAATGGGACGATTTCCGCTTGCGAGTTTCGGATTATGAGATCGAGAGGTATTTGGAGACGGCGTGA
- a CDS encoding methylated-DNA--[protein]-cysteine S-methyltransferase: MNTNFKQSSEDYLRIEQAILYLENHFKDQPNLDEVAANVGLSEFHFQRLFTRWAGVSPKRFLQFVTKESAKDLLDKSENLLDTTHQVGLSSLGRLHDLFVNTEAMSPGEYKSKGEGVTIRYGIHLTPFGKCLIGLTERGICHLGFVQGSEGEAIDNLVSDWKEAKMIEDYRATAALVGPIFDLRFNTRIKPLTLHLRGTNFQLKVWEALLQIPAGSVSTYEGIASHIGNPNAVRAVGTAVGHNPIAVLIPCHRVIRKAGEFGKYRYGALRKKALLAREFVSA, translated from the coding sequence ATGAACACCAATTTCAAACAATCGTCCGAAGATTACCTGCGCATCGAGCAGGCGATCCTGTACCTTGAAAACCATTTCAAAGACCAGCCCAACCTCGACGAGGTCGCCGCGAACGTCGGCTTGAGCGAATTTCACTTTCAGCGACTCTTCACACGTTGGGCGGGAGTCAGCCCGAAACGCTTTTTGCAATTCGTGACGAAGGAAAGCGCGAAGGATCTGCTCGACAAGTCGGAGAATCTGCTCGACACCACGCATCAAGTCGGACTGTCGAGTCTGGGCCGCCTCCATGATCTTTTTGTGAACACCGAGGCGATGTCGCCAGGCGAGTACAAATCCAAAGGCGAAGGCGTGACCATTCGATACGGGATCCATCTCACGCCATTCGGCAAATGTTTGATCGGACTCACCGAACGCGGAATTTGTCACCTCGGCTTTGTGCAGGGAAGCGAAGGCGAAGCAATTGACAATCTCGTGAGTGATTGGAAGGAAGCGAAGATGATCGAAGACTATCGAGCCACTGCCGCGCTAGTCGGTCCGATCTTCGACCTGCGCTTCAACACCCGCATCAAGCCGCTGACGTTGCACCTGCGCGGGACGAACTTCCAGTTGAAAGTGTGGGAGGCGCTGTTGCAAATCCCTGCGGGTTCGGTGTCCACCTACGAAGGGATCGCTTCGCACATCGGCAATCCAAACGCCGTTCGCGCGGTGGGAACAGCCGTTGGTCACAACCCAATTGCCGTGTTGATTCCCTGTCATCGGGTGATCCGCAAGGCTGGCGAGTTTGGGAAGTATCGCTACGGAGCGTTGAGGAAGAAGGCGTTGTTGGCTAGAGAGTTCGTCAGTGCGTGA
- a CDS encoding ISAs1 family transposase: protein MTKKPLEAIAEHFSKVSDPRVDRTKEHKLIDLISIAICAVICGAEGWTDIEHFGHSKIVWLSTFLELPNGIPSHDTFGRVFSKLDAQQFQLAFYEWVWAVNEIIPGQIINIDGKRLGGSQDRLLGKRAIYMVSAWAEENEIVLGQRKVDEKSNEITAIPELLKILALAGCIVTIDAIGTQTNIAQTIVAAQADYVLSVKENQGRLFEDISVVFAVDQAHNFKYASLDYDKTANKGHGRIEIRECWSTSDPAYLNLIRNKENWPGLQSIVMLVCTRNVAGKETKTVRYYISSLPSHPKRLLHLVRRHWAIENELHWVLDVALREDHSRVRKDQAPENFAVLRHIALNLLKQEKTAKGGMHAKQLQAAWNQDYLLKVLASPI, encoded by the coding sequence ATGACAAAGAAGCCATTGGAGGCGATCGCCGAGCATTTTAGCAAAGTGAGCGATCCGCGGGTGGATCGAACGAAGGAACATAAACTCATAGATTTGATCAGCATCGCCATATGTGCGGTGATCTGTGGAGCGGAAGGCTGGACGGACATTGAGCATTTTGGGCATAGCAAGATAGTCTGGCTGAGCACGTTTCTTGAATTGCCGAATGGTATCCCGTCGCATGACACTTTTGGTCGGGTCTTCTCGAAGTTGGATGCCCAACAGTTCCAGTTGGCGTTTTACGAATGGGTCTGGGCAGTCAATGAGATCATCCCAGGGCAAATCATCAATATTGATGGGAAGCGTTTGGGTGGCTCGCAGGATCGGCTACTGGGCAAACGAGCCATTTATATGGTCAGCGCTTGGGCGGAAGAAAACGAGATTGTTCTGGGACAGCGTAAAGTGGACGAAAAGTCGAACGAGATCACCGCCATCCCCGAATTACTCAAGATTCTGGCGCTTGCAGGCTGTATTGTGACCATAGATGCCATAGGAACCCAAACCAATATTGCCCAAACCATCGTCGCAGCTCAGGCAGATTATGTTTTGAGTGTGAAAGAGAACCAGGGGCGTCTGTTTGAAGATATTTCGGTCGTGTTTGCGGTCGATCAAGCCCACAACTTCAAATATGCTTCCCTGGACTATGACAAGACAGCGAATAAGGGACATGGGCGCATAGAAATTCGAGAATGCTGGAGTACCTCTGATCCTGCCTATCTAAACTTGATTCGTAACAAAGAAAACTGGCCTGGTCTGCAAAGCATTGTCATGCTCGTGTGCACGCGGAACGTGGCTGGCAAGGAAACCAAAACAGTACGCTACTATATCTCCAGCCTGCCCAGTCACCCGAAACGATTGTTACATCTGGTGCGCAGACACTGGGCGATTGAAAATGAACTGCACTGGGTCTTGGATGTGGCTTTGCGGGAAGACCATAGTCGTGTGCGTAAAGATCAAGCTCCTGAAAACTTCGCCGTCCTTCGCCACATTGCGCTCAATCTGCTCAAACAGGAGAAAACCGCCAAAGGCGGTATGCATGCCAAGCAACTCCAAGCCGCTTGGAACCAGGATTACCTCCTCAAAGTCCTCGCCTCACCGATTTAG
- a CDS encoding inorganic phosphate transporter, with amino-acid sequence MPNELIIVIMLALLFGFLNGIRDAANIVATVISSRAFAPRAALTIAALAEFTGPFLFGVGVARTIGVDTVQADSLTLTVIVAALLGAIVWNIINGFFGIPGSSSHTLIGGIVGAVMVSAGWEAIKIPGLTKVLVALFIFPLIGFASGFLFTRVIYFLAQNATPRINEFFKRSQLITAIILGLSHGTNDAQKSMGIIVLGLVISGHLKSFEVPLWVTVASAVSMAIGTSFGGWKIIRTLGGKFYKIRPLHSFSTQLTSGIVILGASFFGAPVSTSHVVSSAIIGVGASERLSKVRWSVAGDILTAWLITIPVSALLAAGFYWLLTSL; translated from the coding sequence ATGCCCAACGAACTCATCATCGTAATCATGCTCGCGTTATTGTTCGGATTTCTAAACGGAATCCGCGACGCGGCAAATATCGTCGCCACCGTGATCTCTTCGCGCGCGTTCGCCCCTCGCGCCGCGTTGACCATCGCCGCGCTGGCTGAATTCACGGGTCCGTTTTTGTTCGGGGTTGGGGTGGCGCGCACCATCGGCGTGGATACCGTCCAAGCCGACTCGTTGACGCTCACGGTAATCGTCGCCGCCCTGCTGGGCGCGATCGTGTGGAACATCATCAACGGCTTTTTCGGAATCCCCGGCAGTTCATCGCACACGCTGATCGGCGGGATCGTCGGCGCGGTCATGGTTTCCGCAGGTTGGGAAGCGATCAAAATCCCCGGGCTCACCAAAGTGTTAGTTGCGTTGTTTATTTTTCCGCTGATCGGGTTCGCTTCCGGTTTTCTCTTCACGCGCGTGATCTATTTTCTGGCGCAGAATGCGACCCCGCGCATCAACGAATTTTTCAAACGGAGTCAACTCATCACCGCCATCATTCTCGGTTTGAGTCACGGCACGAACGACGCCCAAAAATCGATGGGAATCATCGTGCTTGGGCTGGTGATCAGCGGTCACCTGAAATCGTTCGAGGTGCCGCTCTGGGTCACCGTTGCCAGCGCGGTTTCCATGGCGATCGGCACCAGTTTCGGGGGGTGGAAAATCATCCGCACGCTGGGCGGAAAGTTTTACAAGATCCGTCCGCTTCACAGTTTTTCAACGCAACTTACATCGGGCATCGTCATTCTCGGCGCCTCATTCTTCGGCGCGCCGGTCAGCACGTCGCACGTGGTCAGTTCCGCCATCATCGGCGTCGGCGCGTCGGAACGCCTGAGCAAAGTCCGCTGGAGCGTGGCAGGCGACATCCTCACCGCATGGCTGATCACCATCCCGGTCAGCGCCCTGCTGGCGGCAGGGTTTTACTGGCTGTTGACCTCTTTATAA